In Takifugu rubripes chromosome 18, fTakRub1.2, whole genome shotgun sequence, the DNA window CCACGAAAAACTCTTATCTTAGAGGAGCCTCTTGCATATACTCGACGCTAGCTTCAGGAGGACTTtataaatgttttcaatgttaTTGTGTAGTTGATAGCACTATTATGAAAAAGCTACTCGTCATTCCATATAAGTCTCCGAGGACTGCTTTGTGTATCACTGTGACTGTCGTGTGTGCGTAGACATGTAGACTTCTCAGTAAATAGCCAAACCGGTTTGTTCCGTAGTGATGTCGTAGCGTTTTAATGCCATTTTGCTTCTTCTACGCGCAGAGAAAGCGAGAGGGCGCCGCGGCGTTGACCtgagatattaaaaaaagaccAATGCGCGAGCGGGGTCGCTTCACATAGCATTTTGTTGAGCACTGTGCAATACTTGTATGTCCATCCCATAGCGTGGGCAGCGCTGCCcgacaggggaaaaaacaatccAGCGAATGATTCCAGCGCAGGGAGGCGTATTCATCCTTTCCAGTGAAGCGGTTAGGACACAGCACACGTAGAATCAGCTTTGACACCTCCGCCGAGGGTTTCGTCCCTTTTCCGCAGGTTGGTTTTTCTCTTGCACACAGTTCCAGCATCAGAAGTTTCAGGGAGTGTTCGTTAAATACCAAACCAGATTCTGCATTTCAATGTCCCCTTAAAAACGCCATGTATATATCAACATAATCGTGTTAAAACTGTATATCtagaataaatatataaagtgGTATGAATATGATTATTTAGCCGCTTAGATCATTTTTCCACATATCATCATCATGTAACTTTAATTATAGTTTTCTATAAACGGCTCCATTCATTCAGAACCCCCTTTTATATTTGAGATGAAAAGTCTGAATGTACAGTATGGACTGTGTCGTGTACTTTAACTGTGAGATTTGATGTACTTTGCACCTTTGTTGGGattattttcctgctgttttgACTTTATTCCATGAACCTTTCCGTCGATAGAGCATTCCAATCTCACAGCTTCAACGCTGCTGCATTCCAGGCCCCTCCGGAACACGAGGGGGCtccttttatttgatgtttgacATACGTGGATTCGTGCATTCCAGTACAGCTTCAGATTTAAAAGAACATGGATTCTAGGGAGAACATCACAAACGTGGCCTGAACAGTTTTAAAGGCGAATCGAGCGACTAATCAGAGTAAAAAGCAGGTAAATTGAGGAAGGTGCAGCACCGTGGTGCCTGTCTAGATTGTTAAAAGCCATCTCCTGCAGCACGGTGCCGCTCCTCCACGGATTTCCTGCCAAAGCGTACGCGCGGAATCGAACCCTCAACCTTGAGCTCTCTGTGCAACGAGATTGTCTGCAGCAACACCGACGAAGCCACACCGACCTTTGGGAATCAAAGCTGTGTAAAGTATAAGAATCTGATGCTGTAGAAAGATCCTAGTTGCCTTTGTGTGTATCAACTGCCTGCTTGAGTATTTTGTGCGTGGAAACTTTTCTCTGTAATCTCGTAGAAACtgttcagggttttttttcctgccatatCGCTCGCAGGAGGCGGCGGGCTGCTGACAGTTATATTTGCCGTGTAGACCTTCATTTTTTGACGAGGTGTTTTACAGTTTTGTTTCACTTTGTGTAGTGATTCACGCTGTGGAGTTTTCTGACTGTTGTTATATAACTTCATATACACAAAtgatcaataaaaatgttttatttcctgttgaTACAGAGGGCCTTAATGTCGTATTTTCCTTCAGAACGACCTCCTAAAAGCCGCATAAACAGCCTTCCGTAGTACTACAGTGTTTGTGCACCACTGAAGTGTGATTCACGGCTCCACGACATCAAACACAAATGTTTCTCCATGTAAATTCCAATTTCATGGGATTTTTAATCCCCCACAGCGGCCTGATAACAAGTCCACTACTGCCACCTACAGGATGTTGAGGACAGCACAGCATAAACCTCTATGAAACAACGTCAATCAATACTGTAGATCTGTTTTTGTGAATTTCAAATCGGCAGATTGATTTCCAGCTGTAGTCAGGTGATCATAATACAGCCAATGGGCGCTTGTGTCGCTTGATGGCGTACCGAGATTTAATAAACATAAAAGTCTACCTGACAAATTGTTTAAAGGTACAAGTAAAatgtcttggggggggggggcgcacgtTACAATTGGAAACAACTGGGAATACCCACTTTGGCGAATTTTATTCTGAAAGGCACACGCATTTCCTTTATTGAGTGTGAAGCTGTATTTTGAAATCTGCCGGATGTGGAAGTGACGCCAGACCTGCCCAACGGTAGCTGGCGGTAGCCGCTATTGGCGACGGAAAGTAGTTTGCGTTAGTTAGCAGCTCATTTGTGAGCCTCGACAGTTGATAACCCGCTTAGAATAGCGCAGTTAAATACATCAAGCCTTGCTGCcatttcatgcttttattttctagACACCTAACCGGATGTGTAGATTAGCTGTTAGCTAGCTGTAAATTGCGCAGCAGATACAGCTGCGCTCAACCACATTGGTGCCGTTTGCAGAGAACAAACGACCTCGCAGCTCTCCAGACTGAACGAAAATGCTGTCCTACATCATCGGCGTGAGTATTCTTCGCAGCTAAATACACCCACGCGTATTGTATTTAATAACTATCTGCGTCACCTCGGGCTAATGTCAGTTTATGCCTAGTTTTCTTGTCCCGAGTTTATTTCGGGGGCTGTGACGGGCCCGCAGTAGGAGCTGTGACTCATTTCTCCTGTTGTGGAATCCAAAACAATGTCGGACAACGCCCGGAGGGTTTATAAGTGCTTTGGTAGCAATTGGCTGGTGGTCTGAGTCAGTCTCTGTTTATGTGGCCCCACAGCTGATCCGAGGCGGCTTTGACGGCATCATTAACCTGATCTTCAGACTGTTCTTCTCCAAGAGGAGACCTGCCATCACCTTACAGGACCCAAACATCAAATACGCCCTGCGGCTGTTGGACAAGCAGGTGAGCGCCCCAGCACCCGACCCGAGCGTGTCCTGCGACCGCAAACGCAGCAGTTGCGTTCACTGGCCGCTGCGCTGCGGGATTTCTCAGCGCCCGTCTTGTCTGAGACGCTGTTTGTGTTGCCTGTTTCAGATCGTCAGTCACGACACCAGAAAGTTCCGCTTTGCTCTCCCGTCCCCTGAACACGTCCTGGGCCTCCCCATCGGTTGGTACCAACACTCGCACCTGAGTTTACCTCCAcccaggaggtcatgtgacatccTGTTTGTCTCCTGGCACGATGGCTTGTAGTTGCTCTATTTATTGGTCTGTGCTCTCTCCAATATTCTTTGTTCTAGTGCTAATTAACAACAGTCGTCACCCTCGGCAGTTATTAACACTTGGCAGTTTTTAACTTTAAGTGTTTAATGATTGTAAAGAACAACAAGCTCTCTTGATTGGAGGCAGAGAGGTGTTTAGGAGGGTTGGTTACTGGCCCCAGGTGTTCCCAGTCACACCTCCCACACCTGCACCGCCCCCCACTGAGTGTTGCCAGACTAATCAGATAAAACGGTTCCAGGCCGAGGATCAAGTCCTGCTTTACTGATGATGAATGTTTGACCGTAAATTCAATATTAGATTAATCATTGCCGCAGTCTGTCTGTCAGAACTCggtttctctctgtgtttccaGGGCAACACATCTACTTGACGGCCAGAATTAGTGGGAACTTGGTGGTGCGTCCGTACACGCCGGTGTCCAGCGACGACGACAAAGGCTTCGTGGATTTGGTGGTGAAGGTAACGGCTGAGGATTCAACGATCTGTGGGCCTGGTTTGGGTTTCTAAAGAGGTCCCGTCTTATTGGCAGGTTTATTTCAAAGATGTTCACCCAAAATTCCCCGAGGGCGGGAAGATGAGCCAGTACCTGGAGAGCCTGAAGATTGGCGATTTCATCGACTTCAGAGGACCCAGCGGGCTCCTGGTGTataagggcaaaggtcagcagcagtgatggCTGGGCTTAGCTGCCTGATCTGATGCCTGATCATAATTTTCTGCTCAGGTGTTTTTGCCATTCAGGAGGATAAGAAGTCTCCAGCTGAGACTAAGACGGCCAAACACCTGGGCATGATCGCAGGAGGGACAGGTGAGATTAAATCCATTAAAGGATCAATTATTCCAGCAATGTACCCTGTTTTTGCATATATAATAGATGTAAATCAGTCCCAAacaaaatcttttattttaaattgaagcagttttttctgattttattgAGCAAACATGTGAACTCCCGTCCACGCAGGAATCACTCCCATGCTGCAGATCGTCACAGCCATCATGAAGGATCCTAAAGATCAGACAGTTTGTCACCTCCTCTTTGCCAACCAGGTCAGGTTCCTTCACATTATTCTCTGGTTCGGGTGTCTGAACCAAGTCCTGAAGGTTTCTGTCCCACCAGTCTGAGAAAGACATCCTGCTGAGGGAAGAACTGGAGGAAATCCAGGTGCGGCACCCAGACCGCTTCAAGCTGTGGTTCACTCTGGACAGAGCGCCCGAAGGTAAGACGACAAACTTCACAAATGATTTACAGTACAAGTTAGTAAATTACCTCAATCTGGTCAAATGCCAAACAAAATAATCAATCAGTTGATGTGAGAACTGTTTGATGGAGAAACCTGCTAATCAGTGTTTCCTGTGATTCTGAATTATACTGGagctcattttaaatgaaaggtGTAGACACGGACTGAGATTATGCATTTTGATATTACACAAACTcgtattctagtgtggtcttctttatgttgaatgtcgcagcgtctcaccaagacaaattcctagtttgtgtaatactgtgtattacatgaacaatggcaataaatctgcttctgattctgaaatGAAATATGGAGCATTTGTTTGGAGTGTGAGGTATGTAACTTTAGGCtttaatattatataatatcAACACGCCCAGTTTTGTTACTGCTGTGTCTGCAGATTAAGATAAGGAAatggcttgtttttaaaaaaaaaacaaaaaaaaacaacatgaacAGTAAAACCACCTTATTTAGTTTTTACTCGGGATGTGAAGGAAAATATATAAACGCTTCTGTTGTGTGCACTTCTTGAGCGTCGCCAGCAGGTGTCGCTGTTTTCGAGCCTCCATATTTCTGTACATTACTTGGATATAACTGGGAGTAAATCTTCATGTTCGAGGGTGTGACTGTAGCAGATGGACACATGAATCTTTTTGCAGATAAATTCAATATTTTCAAATAGTTTAGAAGATGCCATCAAATGTGAGGGGTTTTATTCTGTTTAAAGCCACCTCTTGACATGTTCCTGTCTGTTTCAGGGTGGGAGTACAGTCAGGGCTTCATCAGCGAGGACATGGTCAGAGACCACCTGCCGCCCCCTGGCGACGACACCCTCATCCTCATGTGTGGACCCCCACCCATGATCCAGTTTGCCTGCAACCCCAACTTGGACAAAGTGGGCCACGCCGCCAGCCGCAGGTTCAATTTTTAAGCGTGTTGATGTTCTACCCTGAAAAACGATGGCACTCTTGCATTATTCATGCCGCATTATCAAGATGGTGTGGGGGGGTTCACAGCTCGGACCAAATGTGGGACGTCGTAGCGCGTTTGAAAGTGAAGTTGGAGCCGCTGAGACTTGCCGTCTGTCACGAGTGCCTTATTCCTGCAAggctttaacttttttttatgcACTAAAGAAATGAGCACTTAATCCTCACGGCTGCGTTTGTGTTGCACTGAGTTGTTTGTGTTGCAATGTCAAACATGATGCAGCAGGTCGGTGACGGctataaagaaatgcaacagtAGCTTCTGGATTTAAGGTgtgtttattacaaaatgctttaaaatgacaGCTGGGGCTTTAACAGTATAAATACAGGTTGCAGCTGCGTCAGACACCGGCCTCGCGGGTTTCCAGtgtggcgccccctggcggtGATGTCTGAAACAGGTCGTCCTTCAGCATGCTCTGCAACACAGGAGGCGTCAATGCACAGATTCCGGGTCCCCGAAGACCCAACGGGTCAGATTCTCACCGTCAGATTGTTGATTTCTTCAGAAAACACTTCGATCTGTCTCACCGTCCCCTCCGAGACGTCCATCTGTCAACGGGACGAGCAAATGGGTTTAAAACGAGCAATCAAGTCAAAAGTCAGAGGTTTGTCCACACCTGGTCCAGATCCTCCTCGTAAACGTGGACCTGCCCCctctggaagctgctgctcttAGGCATGTCCACGTTCATGGGGCAGACGTAGTCCTCGCCGTCGTCATGGCGCTTCCGCCTCAAACTGCCAAAGCCGCCGAACGACAGACGCCTCGGCTGTGAAAGACGGCAACAATCAGACCTTCAGCAGTGAGGAGACCCTGGTGAGGAGCAGTACCTTGACCCTGGCGGTGGCCGTGAGGACGCTGTAGTCGGGGTTTTCCAGATACTCTTGTTTGAGGCGCTGGGCCTCGGCGCCGACAAGCAGGTGGAAGTGTGTGGCCAGATGGCGTCTCAGCAGGGTCTTGTTGGGCGGGATGTTGAGCAGCAGGGCCAGAGCTTCCACGTTGAAGCGCGGCTCCAAGACCTGCAGAAGAAACGGGTCAGGTGAGCCGACAAGTGGAGCGTCTCCCCCGTAGCTACAGGTGAGCAGCttctctggccccgccccctcaccatCAGCCCTCCGTGGACACCACTCCCCCTCAGATTGGGAGCGTACTCTGCCAGGTCCACCGAGCGCAGCCACTCCATCACTCTGTGATTGGTCCACTGGCAGATGGCCGCTGGCGCCATGTTGCTCTGCAGGCGGGCATAAACATCTGTAAAGGGAAGGAAGTGAAGAGGAAAGGCCACGCCCTCCTGTGTGATACCTCATCAGAAGGACGCCGCCGCAGACAGTTGGGGGCGAAGGAGTTGATGCGGAGGACCTGAATGGCCCTCTTGATGCTGAGGTGATGGAGAACACTGCCCACCTTCAGAGACAGCAGGTCCTCCTGGGAGAACGGCCAACAGGTGAGTCATTTCATCACacagaataaaacaggaagtgaggtcacaGTGACTCACCACGGTCATGTAGTGCAGCATGCGTCCGTCCACACGAGCCTCATCAAAGTGGCTCTTGTACTGCGGGAGGCCGATGTCGTCCAGCCACCCTGGAACAGCATCGGAGCGTTAAACCGCGCATCAAAGCTGCTTTGGAGAACCACAGTTGCGGTGGCAGCACTCACTTGTGGCCCAGTTgtgatccagtttgcctttCGGGTCGTCGTTGGAGCCGAgcgcctgcagcgccagctgcagcttcttcctgtGGAGCGGCTGTCTCATGCTCAGCTCCTGGGGGTCGGATCAAACGCTTCCCTTAATAATAATTGCTCCAGTGCTGCCAATGCAGAGGCGAGGGTGGTCTCACCTTCTCCAGGTCGTGCTGCGACGCCTGCAGGAGCGTCTGTCCGGACTTGACCCAGATCTGACCCTGGGCCACATACAGGCCCAGACCCTGCTCCTGGAGCCAGGCGCACACCTCGTCCTTACTCCAGCGTGAGAACGGAACATCCGCGGCGCTGATGGGACACACAGAGGGCGGTCGATCGCGGGTTCTTCCAGACGTGACCAATAGAGCAGCGGGACGCACCTGTGTTTGGGTTCACGGGACCAGCCGAGTCGGGGGCCGGCCGTGGCTCTGACTCCGCCCCTCCTGAACTCCACGTCTGCATCGTCCAGGTTGAAGGAGGTGGAGTGGCTCCGCTTCAGTCTGCAGAACCACAAGAGCAGGATTTCAACA includes these proteins:
- the LOC101071384 gene encoding NADH-cytochrome b5 reductase 3-like; amino-acid sequence: MLSYIIGLIRGGFDGIINLIFRLFFSKRRPAITLQDPNIKYALRLLDKQIVSHDTRKFRFALPSPEHVLGLPIGQHIYLTARISGNLVVRPYTPVSSDDDKGFVDLVVKVYFKDVHPKFPEGGKMSQYLESLKIGDFIDFRGPSGLLVYKGKGVFAIQEDKKSPAETKTAKHLGMIAGGTGITPMLQIVTAIMKDPKDQTVCHLLFANQSEKDILLREELEEIQVRHPDRFKLWFTLDRAPEGWEYSQGFISEDMVRDHLPPPGDDTLILMCGPPPMIQFACNPNLDKVGHAASRRFNF